The following coding sequences are from one Sphingomonadaceae bacterium OTU29LAMAA1 window:
- a CDS encoding histidine phosphatase family protein gives MSATVLLIRHPPVAKAWAGRCYGRSDMGLSREGMAIGRSLAGRFTAGTVDAIVHSGAIRTRRLALAIAAQAGVSAQADPGWLERDFANWEGRRWQAIWRETGDLMDRMMTDPSGFRPGNGETGQELAQRAWAAWDRLPMDGTTLVVAHGGSIAAIRARHAGASLERMIDFVPRCGDVVVIPRRTGCDPLG, from the coding sequence GTGAGCGCGACCGTGCTGCTGATCCGCCATCCGCCGGTGGCGAAGGCGTGGGCGGGGCGATGTTACGGGCGTTCGGATATGGGCTTGAGCCGCGAGGGGATGGCGATCGGCCGCAGTCTCGCTGGCCGCTTTACCGCCGGCACGGTCGACGCGATTGTACATTCCGGCGCCATTCGGACGCGTCGTCTCGCACTGGCGATCGCGGCGCAGGCCGGCGTATCGGCACAAGCCGATCCGGGCTGGCTCGAACGCGATTTCGCCAACTGGGAAGGGCGGCGATGGCAGGCGATCTGGCGCGAAACCGGCGACCTGATGGATCGGATGATGACCGATCCATCAGGCTTCCGACCGGGCAACGGCGAGACGGGGCAGGAACTGGCGCAGCGGGCATGGGCCGCCTGGGATCGCCTGCCGATGGACGGCACGACGCTGGTGGTTGCGCATGGCGGATCGATCGCGGCGATCCGCGCCCGCCACGCGGGTGCATCGCTGGAGCGGATGATCGATTTCGTGCCCCGCTGCGGCGACGTGGTGGTGATCCCGCGCCGGACCGGTTGCGATCCGCTGGGCTAA
- a CDS encoding adenosylcobinamide-GDP ribazoletransferase, whose protein sequence is MRAPGWAPPLLAVQFLTRVPVPLLLRLTKAQADDGLARAMAWLPLVGTLIGAGTAAVFVSASTIWPPIVAALLALAVEALLTGAFHEDAVADFCDAFGGTARGEMALRIMHDSRIGSYGTLGLGLAVGLRLAAIVALPADIAVAAIVGAATFGRLWAVLLATILPPPLDAGGISARLGRGVPWLRTAAALALSIPGVLPLLLLQPAALAIGVGAGLLFLWWLTRFLRGRIGGSTGDCLGFAAYMGQLAVLLAAGTA, encoded by the coding sequence ATGCGCGCCCCGGGCTGGGCGCCGCCGCTGCTGGCGGTGCAATTCCTGACGCGCGTGCCGGTGCCGCTATTGTTACGGCTGACGAAGGCGCAAGCCGACGACGGGCTGGCGCGGGCGATGGCGTGGTTGCCGCTGGTGGGCACGCTGATCGGCGCGGGCACCGCGGCGGTGTTCGTGTCGGCGAGTACGATCTGGCCGCCGATCGTCGCCGCATTGCTAGCGCTGGCGGTCGAGGCGCTGCTGACGGGCGCGTTCCACGAGGATGCGGTCGCCGATTTCTGCGACGCGTTCGGCGGCACCGCCCGCGGCGAGATGGCGCTGCGCATCATGCACGACAGCCGGATCGGCAGCTACGGCACCCTCGGCCTCGGGCTGGCCGTGGGATTGCGGCTGGCGGCAATCGTCGCGCTGCCCGCGGACATCGCAGTGGCGGCGATCGTTGGCGCGGCGACGTTCGGGCGGTTATGGGCGGTCCTGCTTGCCACCATCCTGCCGCCACCGTTGGACGCCGGCGGAATTTCGGCGCGGCTGGGCCGCGGCGTACCGTGGTTGAGGACGGCGGCGGCGCTGGCTTTAAGCATACCGGGCGTGTTGCCGCTGCTTCTGTTGCAGCCGGCGGCGCTGGCGATCGGTGTGGGAGCCGGGCTGCTGTTCCTGTGGTGGCTGACGCGATTCCTGCGCGGTCGCATCGGCGGCAGCACCGGCGATTGCCTGGGCTTTGCCGCATATATGGGGCAGCTGGCGGTGTTGCTGGCGGCCGGCACGGCGTGA
- a CDS encoding phosphocholine cytidylyltransferase family protein, with product MQAVILSAGIGSRLLPLTREIPKCLVEVGGRSILDHQLDALHAAGIERAVIVGGYRYRQIGAHLAVARPPVPVRLIFNPFWSVASSIGSVWMARDLLGDPFCLMNGDTVFAADLIAAAVAVPGDGVGLLVEPLHVAAVDDMLVTVANGQICSVAKELPLDVATHRSLGVIVSNGGNSYVRALESVIARPGGLNAFHHAVIAELASYAPVRAVVAGEGAWQEIDQPEDIAAWTGQGRAG from the coding sequence ATGCAAGCTGTAATCCTCAGCGCGGGCATCGGCTCGCGCTTGCTGCCGCTGACGCGCGAAATCCCCAAATGCCTCGTCGAGGTCGGCGGACGCAGCATCCTCGACCACCAGCTCGACGCGCTGCACGCCGCGGGGATCGAGCGGGCGGTAATCGTCGGCGGCTATCGCTATCGCCAGATCGGGGCGCATCTGGCCGTTGCCCGCCCGCCGGTGCCGGTGCGGCTGATCTTCAACCCCTTCTGGTCGGTGGCGAGCAGTATCGGCAGCGTCTGGATGGCGCGCGACCTGCTGGGCGATCCGTTCTGCCTGATGAACGGCGATACCGTGTTCGCGGCCGACCTGATCGCCGCGGCAGTGGCGGTCCCGGGCGATGGCGTCGGGCTGCTGGTCGAGCCGCTGCATGTCGCGGCGGTCGACGACATGCTGGTGACCGTCGCCAACGGCCAGATCTGTTCGGTCGCGAAAGAGTTGCCGCTCGATGTCGCGACGCATCGCTCGCTCGGGGTGATCGTGTCGAACGGCGGCAACTCCTATGTCCGTGCGCTGGAAAGCGTCATTGCGCGACCGGGCGGGCTCAACGCCTTCCATCATGCCGTGATCGCCGAACTCGCGAGCTATGCGCCGGTACGGGCGGTGGTCGCGGGCGAGGGCGCGTGGCAGGAGATCGACCAGCCGGAGGATATCGCTGCCTGGACAGGGCAGGGGCGGGCCGGATGA
- a CDS encoding CDP-alcohol phosphatidyltransferase family protein: protein MTVPVPAPRPIVIAIGDNPTPIWGMTVAERLRRLAAARKLPLAGDADAAGALLANLAFAFDPAWVPYLVARPGTVVTRGGVPVLAHILDAADRARVAAAMEANGPLEPGTLTVIPAEAEDGIFNEALRKRERPFAERLEPASVPAIERASYTGAYKGVTDLLTKYLWPEWALWITRLCARAGISPNQVTALGSVLCIVATVAFWYGWFWSGLAVGLLFMVLDTVDGKLARCTITSSALGNAWDHGVDLIHPPFWWWAWATGCAAYGRPLDHDIFVAVIAAMLFGYVAQRLIEGAFIARFAMHIHVWERFDSRFRLITARRNPNMVLLFALLLVGRPDWGIVAVAMWTMLSLLVHLVRLFQAMAVARRGQRIVSWLA, encoded by the coding sequence ATGACCGTGCCCGTTCCCGCCCCGCGCCCGATCGTGATCGCGATCGGAGACAATCCGACGCCGATCTGGGGGATGACCGTAGCGGAACGGCTGCGGCGGCTGGCAGCGGCGCGCAAATTGCCGCTGGCGGGCGATGCCGATGCGGCGGGGGCGCTGCTCGCCAATCTCGCGTTCGCGTTCGACCCTGCGTGGGTGCCGTACCTCGTCGCGCGACCGGGCACGGTAGTGACGCGGGGCGGCGTGCCCGTACTTGCGCACATCCTCGACGCCGCCGATCGCGCACGCGTCGCCGCGGCGATGGAGGCGAACGGGCCGCTGGAGCCGGGCACGCTGACGGTGATCCCGGCAGAGGCGGAGGACGGCATCTTCAACGAGGCGCTGCGAAAGCGGGAGCGTCCGTTTGCGGAGCGGCTGGAACCTGCCAGCGTGCCGGCGATCGAACGCGCCAGCTACACCGGCGCGTATAAGGGCGTCACCGATCTGCTGACCAAATATCTGTGGCCGGAATGGGCGTTGTGGATCACGCGGCTGTGCGCGCGGGCCGGCATCTCACCCAATCAGGTCACGGCGCTGGGTTCGGTGCTGTGCATCGTCGCGACCGTGGCGTTCTGGTACGGCTGGTTCTGGAGCGGGCTGGCGGTCGGGCTGCTGTTCATGGTCCTCGACACCGTCGACGGAAAGCTGGCGCGGTGCACGATCACCTCGTCCGCGCTCGGCAATGCCTGGGATCATGGCGTTGACCTGATCCACCCGCCGTTCTGGTGGTGGGCATGGGCGACGGGATGTGCCGCCTATGGCAGGCCGCTCGATCACGACATCTTCGTCGCGGTGATCGCCGCGATGCTGTTCGGCTATGTCGCGCAGCGCTTGATCGAGGGCGCTTTCATCGCGCGGTTCGCAATGCACATCCACGTGTGGGAGCGGTTCGACAGCCGGTTCCGCCTGATCACCGCGCGCCGCAACCCGAACATGGTGCTGCTGTTCGCCTTGCTGCTGGTCGGTCGCCCCGACTGGGGCATCGTCGCGGTGGCGATGTGGACGATGCTGTCGCTCCTCGTCCACCTGGTTCGCCTGTTCCAAGCGATGGCCGTCGCCAGGCGGGGGCAGAGGATCGTCAGCTGGCTGGCATGA
- a CDS encoding lipopolysaccharide biosynthesis protein: MSPDATKTGLFQGGPMRAIARNLGWMLASRGVLAVLSLVYLAIVTRTLGVNGFGRFALITGASQALATVVGFQTWQIIVRYGTQHLGAADRDPGQKDSDALRLARLFKACGLLDLASAVVGVILAAIIIRTWGEALGVRPVHARATMLFTLAQLLSIRSTPLGILRLRDRFSFAAAADSVTPVMRLVGAVGAAVFLPSVTGFLIAWGLAEVLTAAAYWAALARTGDLKLLFARGIGVRDVVVDHPGIVRFSLATNASSSLGLSSKQIPLLLVGGTVGTASAGAFRLALQLAQALTKVSQLLARAAFPEIVRAVAAGGLARVRQMIMRSFLMASVVAAFAFLIVVLFGHPVLTLMGGKEFGRAYPILLWLAAAGCVDLVTVGFEPLLLAANRIGATFIARLVGIVVLFGVSFWLSPSLGVIGIGVAVLANALIVAVMLGVATRALLTRSAAAA; encoded by the coding sequence ATGAGTCCCGACGCCACGAAGACCGGCCTGTTCCAGGGCGGTCCGATGCGCGCCATCGCGCGGAACCTGGGCTGGATGCTCGCCAGCCGCGGCGTGCTCGCCGTACTGAGCCTCGTCTATCTCGCGATCGTCACGCGAACGCTGGGGGTCAACGGCTTCGGCCGGTTCGCGCTGATCACCGGTGCGTCACAGGCGCTCGCCACCGTGGTCGGGTTCCAGACGTGGCAGATCATCGTCCGCTACGGCACGCAGCATCTGGGCGCTGCCGATCGCGATCCCGGCCAGAAGGACAGCGATGCCTTGCGGCTGGCGCGGCTGTTCAAGGCGTGCGGATTGCTCGATCTGGCGAGCGCGGTGGTCGGCGTGATCCTGGCGGCGATCATCATCCGGACGTGGGGCGAGGCGCTGGGGGTCCGGCCCGTCCACGCGCGTGCGACCATGCTGTTCACCCTGGCACAACTGCTGTCGATCCGGTCGACTCCGCTGGGCATTCTGCGCCTGCGCGACCGGTTCTCGTTCGCGGCGGCGGCGGACAGCGTCACCCCGGTGATGCGGCTGGTGGGCGCGGTCGGGGCGGCGGTGTTCCTGCCCAGCGTCACCGGTTTCCTGATCGCCTGGGGCCTTGCCGAGGTGCTGACCGCCGCCGCATACTGGGCGGCGCTCGCCCGTACCGGTGACCTCAAGCTGCTGTTCGCCCGCGGCATCGGCGTGCGCGACGTGGTGGTCGATCATCCGGGTATCGTCCGCTTCTCGCTCGCCACCAACGCCAGCTCTTCGCTCGGTCTGTCGAGCAAGCAGATCCCGCTGCTGCTGGTCGGCGGCACCGTCGGCACCGCGTCGGCGGGCGCGTTCCGGCTGGCGCTGCAACTGGCGCAGGCGCTGACCAAGGTGTCGCAATTGCTGGCCCGCGCGGCCTTTCCGGAGATCGTTCGTGCCGTCGCCGCCGGCGGGCTGGCACGGGTGCGGCAGATGATCATGCGATCGTTCCTGATGGCTTCGGTCGTCGCGGCATTCGCCTTCCTGATCGTCGTGCTGTTCGGACATCCGGTGCTGACGTTGATGGGGGGCAAGGAATTCGGCCGCGCCTATCCGATCCTGTTGTGGCTGGCCGCCGCCGGATGCGTCGATCTGGTCACCGTCGGGTTCGAGCCCTTGCTGCTCGCCGCCAACCGGATCGGCGCGACGTTCATCGCCCGACTGGTGGGGATCGTCGTACTGTTCGGCGTCAGCTTCTGGCTCAGCCCGTCGCTGGGCGTCATCGGCATCGGTGTCGCCGTGCTGGCCAACGCGTTGATCGTCGCGGTCATGCTCGGGGTCGCCACGCGCGCATTGCTCACGCGGTCTGCCGCGGCCGCCTGA
- a CDS encoding c-type cytochrome: MDNRTNTIAGWTLAACGLALGLSIVGGMAFHSERPEKMGYAIEGVEAEGGEGGAAEVPIATLLPAADPGKGAEVFKKCAACHTVTQGGANGIGPNLYATMGEGIGQGKGGFAFSDALKGVGGNWDFDKMNAWLTSPRKFAPGTKMTFAGLGNAQDRANVIVYLNAQGSNLPLPAAPAAGAAAPADAKAPEGKDSVTNTDAANNLGNTGTPASGAPSVDPNAAIEGAKAGK; the protein is encoded by the coding sequence ATGGATAACCGCACCAACACGATCGCCGGGTGGACGCTGGCAGCCTGCGGGCTCGCGCTCGGTCTGTCGATCGTCGGCGGCATGGCCTTCCACAGCGAGCGGCCGGAAAAGATGGGCTATGCGATCGAGGGCGTCGAGGCCGAGGGCGGCGAAGGCGGCGCGGCCGAGGTGCCGATCGCCACGCTGCTGCCGGCCGCCGACCCCGGCAAGGGCGCCGAAGTGTTCAAGAAGTGCGCTGCCTGCCACACCGTGACGCAGGGTGGTGCGAACGGCATCGGCCCGAACCTGTACGCGACGATGGGCGAGGGCATCGGCCAGGGCAAGGGCGGCTTCGCCTTCTCCGACGCGCTGAAGGGCGTGGGCGGCAACTGGGACTTCGACAAGATGAACGCGTGGCTGACGAGCCCGCGCAAATTCGCACCCGGCACCAAGATGACCTTCGCCGGTCTCGGCAATGCGCAGGATCGTGCCAACGTCATCGTCTATCTGAACGCGCAGGGATCGAACCTGCCGCTGCCGGCCGCTCCTGCCGCGGGTGCCGCTGCTCCTGCCGATGCGAAGGCGCCGGAGGGCAAGGATTCGGTAACCAACACCGATGCCGCGAACAACCTCGGCAATACCGGCACGCCGGCATCGGGCGCGCCATCCGTCGATCCGAACGCCGCGATCGAAGGGGCGAAGGCGGGCAAGTAA
- a CDS encoding prephenate dehydratase produces METYAAPARPIVAAMTAAAAADPGRAVAFQGAPGANSHVAALEAFPDGLPLPCFAFEDAIDAVRDGRADCAVIPIENSLHGRVADIHFLLPESGLVITGEHFLSIRHALMGTGTRDDVREAMSHPQAIGQCRHWLKAHGIRQASYPDTAGAAAYVAELGDPAIAALAPPGAAAIYGLNLLGVDIADADHNTTRFVVLARGGKPTVGADGQDGGPWMTTLIFEVKNIPAALYKAMGGFATNGVNMTKLESYQRGGQFVATEFFADIEGKPGDAAVDRALEELGFHSKWVRVLGTYRRARERG; encoded by the coding sequence ATGGAAACCTATGCCGCCCCCGCCCGTCCGATCGTCGCCGCGATGACTGCCGCCGCCGCCGCCGACCCCGGTCGCGCCGTCGCCTTTCAGGGCGCACCGGGCGCCAACAGCCATGTCGCGGCACTGGAGGCCTTTCCCGACGGCCTGCCGCTACCGTGCTTCGCGTTCGAGGATGCGATCGACGCCGTGCGCGACGGCCGGGCGGATTGTGCGGTCATCCCGATCGAGAATTCGCTGCACGGCCGCGTCGCCGACATCCATTTCCTGCTGCCGGAATCCGGGCTGGTCATCACCGGCGAACATTTCCTGTCGATTCGCCATGCGCTGATGGGTACCGGCACGCGCGACGACGTTCGCGAGGCGATGAGCCACCCGCAGGCGATCGGCCAATGCCGCCATTGGCTGAAGGCGCACGGTATCCGGCAGGCGTCCTATCCCGATACTGCGGGCGCGGCAGCCTATGTGGCGGAGCTCGGCGATCCGGCGATCGCGGCGCTCGCCCCGCCCGGTGCGGCGGCGATCTATGGCCTCAACCTGCTCGGCGTCGACATCGCGGATGCCGATCACAACACCACGCGGTTCGTCGTGCTGGCGCGCGGCGGCAAGCCGACGGTCGGCGCAGACGGGCAAGACGGGGGCCCATGGATGACGACGCTGATCTTCGAGGTGAAGAACATTCCCGCCGCGCTCTACAAGGCGATGGGCGGCTTCGCGACGAACGGCGTCAACATGACGAAGCTGGAAAGCTATCAGCGCGGCGGGCAGTTCGTCGCGACGGAGTTCTTCGCCGATATCGAGGGCAAGCCCGGCGACGCCGCGGTCGATCGCGCGCTGGAGGAGCTGGGCTTCCATTCGAAATGGGTGCGCGTACTGGGCACGTACCGCCGCGCGCGCGAACGGGGCTGA
- a CDS encoding HAD-IB family hydrolase — MDDTPPRSSALMRVAIYDLDRTITRLPTWTPFLLHAVVRHAPWRLALLPAVLAAAALRGVGLLHRDRLKQVMHRAALGTLSPDRAAAIAARWMARFGPAQIRASARRQMAADRAAGYRIVIATAAYGFYAEAIARDVGADALIATRTAVDARGHLLPRIEGGNCYGKGKLAMIEAWFAAQGLDRATTTVRFYSDHVSDVPTFDWSDEPVVVNPHAPLRRVTAQRGWPQVDWDA; from the coding sequence ATGGATGACACCCCGCCACGCTCGTCAGCCCTCATGCGGGTGGCGATCTACGATCTCGACCGGACGATCACCCGGTTGCCGACCTGGACCCCGTTTCTGCTGCACGCCGTCGTCCGCCACGCGCCGTGGCGGCTGGCGTTGCTGCCCGCCGTGCTGGCGGCGGCGGCATTGCGGGGGGTCGGGCTGCTGCATCGCGACCGGCTGAAGCAGGTGATGCACCGCGCCGCCCTCGGCACGCTGTCACCGGATCGCGCGGCAGCGATCGCGGCGCGCTGGATGGCGCGATTCGGACCGGCGCAGATTCGCGCCTCGGCCCGCCGACAGATGGCGGCGGATCGCGCGGCGGGATATCGCATCGTGATCGCCACCGCGGCCTATGGTTTCTACGCCGAGGCGATCGCGCGCGATGTCGGCGCCGATGCGCTGATCGCGACGCGCACCGCGGTCGACGCGCGCGGGCACCTGCTGCCACGGATCGAGGGCGGCAATTGCTATGGCAAGGGCAAGCTGGCGATGATCGAGGCGTGGTTTGCGGCGCAGGGACTGGACCGCGCCACCACGACCGTCCGCTTCTATTCCGACCATGTCTCCGACGTGCCGACCTTCGATTGGTCGGACGAGCCCGTGGTGGTCAATCCGCATGCCCCGCTGAGACGCGTCACCGCACAGCGTGGCTGGCCTCAGGTCGACTGGGACGCCTGA
- a CDS encoding CDP-glycerol glycerophosphotransferase family protein: MTADVAFLFLGETLLIPHLYPVLDALTQAAPQRPVDVWVATSMHRDLIGGWLGDRPNVRLRRAPGFRDLGAWPAGRNPPLPAKLPLLARLAPRLMGTRLVVSAEQTSLWIPTLLPLRSRFVNILHGAGSMMNRDDRRRRAAVLTIVAAERERDALAAHGVDPARIAVVGYVKSGFRQRTHAALAFAADRPVVLYAPHWQRHRSSWWAWGEEAVRRVTASGRYNLIFAPHQRLVEKAPDVRAFAAGLAGRNDVHVDLDSFAMVDGSYTAAADLYLGDTSSQVVEFLMRPRPCVFLDPAAVAWQGDPSYAMWAAGEVVTTIDAMMPALDRATARHSGFVAAQEAFATTSLGDSDGVAPDRAAAAILRLLATS; the protein is encoded by the coding sequence ATGACGGCGGACGTCGCCTTCCTGTTTCTGGGCGAGACCTTGCTGATCCCCCATCTCTACCCGGTGCTGGATGCGCTGACGCAGGCGGCGCCACAGCGGCCCGTCGACGTATGGGTGGCGACGTCGATGCATCGCGATCTGATTGGCGGCTGGCTGGGGGATCGTCCCAACGTGCGGCTGCGCCGGGCACCGGGGTTCCGCGATCTCGGTGCATGGCCTGCCGGTCGCAACCCGCCCTTGCCTGCAAAACTACCGCTGCTGGCACGGCTCGCGCCGCGCTTGATGGGCACGCGACTGGTGGTGTCGGCGGAACAGACCAGCCTGTGGATTCCCACGCTGCTGCCGCTGCGCAGCCGGTTCGTGAACATCCTGCATGGCGCGGGATCGATGATGAACCGTGACGATCGGCGACGCAGGGCGGCGGTGCTGACCATCGTCGCGGCCGAACGTGAACGCGATGCGCTGGCCGCGCATGGCGTCGATCCGGCACGGATCGCGGTCGTCGGTTATGTCAAGTCGGGGTTTCGCCAGCGGACGCATGCTGCGCTCGCCTTTGCCGCGGATCGACCGGTCGTCCTCTACGCACCGCACTGGCAACGGCATCGTTCCTCGTGGTGGGCGTGGGGCGAGGAGGCGGTGCGGCGTGTGACGGCGTCGGGCCGCTACAATCTGATCTTCGCTCCTCACCAGCGGCTGGTCGAAAAGGCGCCGGACGTCCGCGCATTCGCGGCCGGATTGGCAGGTCGGAACGACGTGCACGTCGATCTCGACAGTTTTGCGATGGTCGACGGCAGCTACACCGCGGCGGCGGACCTGTATCTGGGCGATACGTCGAGCCAGGTCGTCGAATTCCTGATGCGGCCGCGACCGTGTGTGTTCCTCGATCCCGCCGCCGTCGCGTGGCAGGGGGATCCGAGCTATGCGATGTGGGCGGCCGGTGAGGTGGTGACCACGATCGACGCCATGATGCCGGCGCTGGATCGCGCGACGGCGCGGCATTCCGGCTTCGTTGCGGCGCAGGAGGCGTTCGCGACGACGTCGCTGGGCGACAGCGACGGCGTGGCACCGGACCGGGCGGCGGCGGCGATCCTGCGGCTGCTCGCGACCAGTTGA
- a CDS encoding nucleotidyltransferase family protein: MTFNALILAGSRGGADAVASYAGVADKALIVIEGETMLARVVAALRAAGADRIAVSANAPAVRAEAIRLGAEPLDAAAGPSASTRSGLRTLGAPLLVTTADHALLRAAWVCELLTDAPADADVAALLAHRDVVERDAPPTRRTYLRFADGGWSGCNLFLLRTPAADAAIGLWMSVEADRKRPWRIVRRLGVRTLLRYLGGRLTLNAALAQLGAIAGVRAAAVAARHGLAAVDVDKPDDLDLVRRIVAEPPGQASQST; encoded by the coding sequence ATGACCTTCAACGCACTGATACTGGCGGGATCGCGCGGCGGCGCGGATGCGGTCGCATCATATGCCGGAGTGGCGGACAAGGCCCTGATCGTGATCGAAGGCGAGACGATGCTGGCGCGGGTCGTCGCGGCGCTGCGGGCGGCGGGTGCCGACCGGATCGCCGTGTCGGCGAACGCTCCTGCGGTGCGTGCCGAGGCGATCCGGCTGGGTGCCGAACCGCTCGATGCCGCTGCCGGCCCCAGCGCCAGCACTCGGTCGGGCTTGCGGACGCTGGGCGCGCCGCTGCTGGTCACCACGGCAGATCACGCGCTGTTGCGTGCCGCATGGGTGTGCGAGCTCCTGACCGATGCACCGGCCGACGCGGACGTCGCGGCGCTGCTGGCGCACCGCGATGTCGTCGAACGCGACGCGCCGCCGACCCGGCGTACCTATCTGCGCTTTGCCGACGGCGGCTGGTCGGGCTGCAACCTGTTCCTGTTGCGCACGCCGGCTGCCGACGCTGCGATTGGACTGTGGATGTCGGTCGAGGCGGACCGCAAGCGGCCGTGGCGGATCGTCCGGCGTCTGGGCGTGCGCACGCTGCTACGCTATCTGGGCGGCCGGCTGACGCTGAATGCCGCATTGGCACAGCTTGGAGCGATCGCAGGCGTACGGGCGGCGGCCGTCGCGGCACGGCATGGGCTGGCTGCGGTCGATGTCGATAAGCCCGACGACCTCGACCTCGTCCGCAGGATCGTGGCGGAACCGCCGGGTCAGGCGTCCCAGTCGACCTGA
- the cobT gene encoding nicotinate-nucleotide--dimethylbenzimidazole phosphoribosyltransferase produces the protein MIDEASIWAHLDALAKPHRSLGRLEAIAVRLAMTQQRVDPRTRPRRIVLFAGDHGCVADGVSAWPSAVTGMMVGTILAGRATSNALAGVHDCPLRLVDVGVAADRPVDPPPFYRNARIAAGTASLAHSPAMDAERFAAAWAIGTDEADRAVDEGAAVLIAGEMGIGNTTPAAALTMLLTDASAADAVGRGAGADDAMLSHKTRIVADAANRARALLVEDPAAAIAAVAGYEIAAMAGFFARGAARGVTLLLDGYVATAAALIAERLAPGTARAMIAGHRSAEPGHAAALQRLGLEPLLDWGMRLGEGSGALVALPLLDSAAALLRDVARLDAIGAERAD, from the coding sequence ATGATCGACGAAGCCAGTATCTGGGCGCATCTCGACGCGCTCGCCAAGCCGCACCGCAGCCTTGGCCGGCTAGAGGCGATCGCCGTGCGATTGGCGATGACGCAGCAGCGGGTCGACCCGCGCACGCGTCCGCGGCGGATCGTGCTGTTCGCGGGGGACCATGGCTGTGTCGCGGACGGTGTGTCGGCCTGGCCTTCGGCGGTTACCGGCATGATGGTCGGGACGATCCTTGCTGGCCGTGCGACCAGCAACGCACTGGCCGGGGTGCACGACTGCCCGTTGCGGCTGGTCGATGTCGGCGTAGCCGCCGATCGCCCGGTCGACCCGCCACCCTTCTATCGGAATGCGCGGATCGCGGCCGGCACGGCCAGCCTCGCGCATAGCCCTGCGATGGACGCGGAACGGTTCGCCGCCGCCTGGGCGATCGGTACGGACGAGGCCGATCGTGCGGTGGACGAGGGTGCGGCTGTGCTGATCGCCGGCGAGATGGGGATCGGCAATACCACCCCAGCCGCGGCATTGACCATGCTGCTGACCGATGCCTCCGCCGCGGATGCGGTTGGTCGCGGGGCGGGTGCCGACGATGCGATGCTGTCGCACAAGACGCGGATCGTGGCGGACGCCGCGAACCGCGCGCGCGCGCTGCTGGTGGAGGATCCGGCGGCCGCGATCGCTGCGGTCGCCGGGTATGAGATCGCTGCGATGGCGGGATTTTTCGCGCGGGGCGCCGCGCGCGGCGTTACGCTGCTGCTGGACGGCTATGTCGCCACCGCCGCTGCGCTGATCGCGGAACGGCTCGCTCCCGGTACGGCGCGGGCGATGATCGCCGGCCACCGGTCCGCCGAACCCGGTCATGCCGCCGCGCTGCAAAGGCTGGGGCTGGAGCCGCTGCTCGACTGGGGCATGCGGCTGGGCGAGGGGAGCGGTGCGCTGGTGGCGTTGCCGTTGCTCGACTCCGCCGCGGCCTTGCTGCGCGACGTTGCGCGGCTCGACGCGATCGGGGCGGAGCGGGCCGACTGA